A part of Pararhizobium sp. A13 genomic DNA contains:
- a CDS encoding glycosyl transferase: MFINNAFVADTVSEFAGLLERARNQHLPLTELFQSAESLNAAGQKAQAAELYKAWIAFNDANPLLQFAYFNYSVTLRQMGDVAGSIHALRACLKLDPRFGQAHINLGRALEDCGLTSQAVQQWRGFAEATAEVTAGTLGHRLMILQHIGRVLENAGLLEEAEVALWQAIELRPDKTEAGQHWTSLRQRQCKWPALVASEHVSTQQLLDAMSPLTLACHADDPLFQLAKAYRYNKSLIGRPDLGGFPRKAPQRKSGTGQRLRVGYVSSDLRDHAVGFALREVLELHDKSSVEIFVYYCGEPRTNDATQERIKNAVDCWRDIATLGDIEAATQIAADDIDILVDVNGYTKHARTKIFAYRPAPVIVNFCGYPGSMGSPFHQYMIADEHIVPPENEIYYSEKVLRIPCNQPLDRKRLIAARPSRAEAGLPDDAFVYACFNGMQKITASCFARWMSILSATPGSVLWLLVGDESVNQRLRQAAEQSGVAPERLIFAPKAANPNHLARIGLADLFLDTFPYGAHSTAADAITMGLPVLTIPGKSFASRFCGSIIAAAGVPELACASPEEYVQRAIAFAGNRKSLAAISESLQRQRETSVLRDIPATVRRLEQLFWQMQGECERGETPVPDLQNLDVYYEIGAEIVKGNVEFEDDHTYRQRYIEKLARWHDYAPLPRDCRLWAKPTV; the protein is encoded by the coding sequence ATGTTCATCAATAACGCATTCGTCGCAGACACTGTTTCGGAGTTCGCCGGCTTGTTGGAGCGGGCGCGAAATCAACACCTGCCCCTGACCGAGTTGTTTCAGAGCGCGGAAAGCCTGAATGCCGCCGGACAGAAGGCGCAGGCGGCTGAGCTTTACAAGGCCTGGATCGCATTCAACGATGCTAATCCTCTGCTGCAATTCGCTTATTTCAATTATTCTGTCACCTTGCGGCAGATGGGCGACGTTGCCGGCTCGATCCACGCATTGCGTGCCTGTTTAAAGCTCGATCCGCGGTTCGGGCAGGCGCATATCAATCTCGGCCGTGCGCTGGAAGATTGCGGCCTGACAAGCCAGGCCGTCCAACAATGGCGAGGTTTCGCGGAGGCGACCGCCGAGGTCACGGCCGGAACGCTTGGCCATCGCCTGATGATTCTCCAGCACATTGGCCGCGTTTTGGAGAACGCGGGTCTGTTGGAAGAAGCGGAAGTAGCTTTGTGGCAGGCAATCGAATTGCGCCCCGACAAGACCGAGGCTGGCCAGCATTGGACGTCCTTGCGGCAGCGCCAGTGCAAGTGGCCGGCTTTGGTCGCGTCGGAGCATGTCTCAACCCAGCAATTGCTGGACGCGATGTCTCCCTTGACGCTTGCTTGCCATGCCGACGATCCCCTGTTCCAGCTCGCCAAGGCATATCGCTACAACAAATCCCTCATCGGGCGGCCCGATCTCGGTGGCTTCCCGCGTAAGGCGCCGCAGCGGAAATCGGGAACCGGACAACGCTTGCGTGTCGGCTATGTCTCCTCGGATCTACGTGATCACGCCGTCGGTTTTGCACTCAGAGAAGTTCTGGAACTGCACGACAAGAGCAGCGTCGAAATCTTTGTCTATTATTGCGGCGAACCGCGAACCAACGATGCAACGCAAGAGCGGATCAAAAACGCCGTCGATTGCTGGCGCGACATCGCAACGCTCGGCGACATCGAGGCGGCAACGCAAATCGCCGCTGACGACATCGACATTCTCGTCGACGTCAATGGTTACACCAAACACGCGAGGACGAAGATCTTCGCCTATCGGCCGGCACCGGTCATCGTGAACTTCTGCGGCTATCCAGGCTCCATGGGCAGCCCGTTTCATCAATACATGATCGCGGACGAGCACATCGTACCGCCCGAAAATGAAATCTATTACTCCGAAAAAGTATTGCGGATACCCTGCAACCAGCCTCTCGACCGCAAACGCCTGATCGCCGCGCGGCCGAGCCGCGCGGAGGCCGGCCTGCCCGACGACGCCTTCGTCTACGCCTGCTTCAACGGCATGCAGAAAATCACCGCCAGCTGCTTTGCGCGCTGGATGAGCATTCTTTCGGCAACGCCGGGCAGCGTGCTGTGGCTGCTTGTGGGGGACGAGTCCGTCAACCAGCGCCTGCGGCAGGCAGCCGAGCAAAGCGGCGTCGCGCCCGAACGGCTTATTTTTGCCCCCAAGGCGGCCAATCCGAACCATCTCGCACGCATCGGCCTGGCCGATCTCTTCCTGGACACGTTCCCCTACGGGGCGCATTCCACGGCGGCGGACGCTATCACCATGGGATTGCCGGTCCTGACCATCCCCGGCAAGAGCTTCGCCTCGCGGTTCTGCGGCAGCATCATCGCGGCCGCTGGCGTGCCGGAACTGGCTTGCGCTTCACCGGAGGAATACGTGCAGCGTGCCATTGCCTTCGCGGGCAACCGCAAGAGCCTCGCGGCCATCAGTGAGTCCTTGCAACGCCAACGTGAGACCAGCGTATTGCGCGACATTCCGGCCACTGTACGCCGCCTCGAACAATTGTTCTGGCAGATGCAGGGCGAATGCGAGCGCGGCGAAACGCCGGTACCGGATCTGCAGAATCTCGACGTGTATTACGAGATCGGCGCCGAGATCGTTAAGGGAAATGTCGAATTCGAGGACGATCACACCTACCGGCAGCGATACATCGAAAAACTGGCCCGGTGGCACGACTATGCTCCGCTGCCGCGCGATTGCCGCTTATGGGCAAAGCCGACGGTTTAA
- a CDS encoding UDP-galactopyranose mutase, producing MLANGKIAVVGAGLSGAVIGRELAQAGYQIEVFDARNHIAGNCHTERDKETGVMVHVYGPHIFHTDDTEVWDYVNRFQTFMPYKNRVKTTSNDQVYSLPVNLHTINQFFSKNFRPEEARAFIDEQADKTIEDPKTFEEQALRFVGKDLYKAFFQGYTQKQWGCSPAELPASILKRLPVRFNYDDNYFFHKYQGMPENGYTDMIGRVLDHENITVNLETQFHRSQNRDFGHVFYSGPLDGYFDYEIGQLGYRTLDFERFTYEGDYQGCAVMNYGDVSVPYTRVTEHKHFSPWEEHAGSVCYREFSRACGREDIPYYPIRLIKEKEQLADYVSRAEQETSVTFVGRLGTYRYLDMDVTIREALDTARLYLSKKAESASMPVFLHTPV from the coding sequence ATGCTCGCGAACGGAAAAATTGCTGTTGTTGGGGCCGGACTTTCGGGTGCGGTCATTGGGCGTGAACTCGCGCAGGCAGGTTATCAAATCGAGGTCTTCGACGCCCGCAACCATATCGCCGGGAACTGCCATACGGAGCGCGACAAAGAGACCGGGGTCATGGTCCATGTCTACGGGCCGCACATTTTCCACACGGACGACACCGAAGTCTGGGACTATGTGAACCGCTTCCAGACGTTTATGCCTTATAAAAATCGCGTCAAGACGACGAGCAATGATCAAGTCTATTCCCTGCCCGTCAATCTACATACGATCAATCAGTTTTTCAGCAAGAATTTCCGACCAGAAGAGGCACGCGCCTTCATAGACGAACAAGCAGACAAAACGATAGAAGATCCAAAAACATTTGAAGAGCAAGCTCTCCGATTTGTCGGAAAAGACCTGTATAAGGCATTTTTCCAAGGATATACTCAGAAGCAATGGGGTTGTTCACCGGCTGAATTGCCAGCCTCCATCCTGAAACGGCTTCCAGTGCGCTTCAATTACGACGACAACTATTTCTTCCATAAATACCAGGGAATGCCTGAAAACGGCTATACCGACATGATCGGACGTGTTCTTGATCATGAGAACATCACGGTAAATCTCGAAACGCAATTTCACCGCAGCCAAAATAGAGACTTCGGCCACGTCTTTTATTCCGGTCCGCTTGATGGCTATTTCGACTACGAAATCGGTCAGTTGGGCTATCGGACGCTGGATTTCGAGCGCTTTACCTATGAAGGCGACTACCAAGGCTGCGCAGTCATGAACTATGGGGATGTTTCGGTACCCTATACGCGGGTCACGGAACACAAGCACTTCTCTCCCTGGGAAGAGCATGCCGGCTCTGTTTGCTATCGGGAGTTCTCACGCGCCTGCGGCCGTGAAGACATCCCCTACTACCCAATTCGCCTGATTAAAGAGAAGGAGCAGCTTGCGGACTATGTCTCACGCGCCGAGCAGGAAACCTCCGTTACATTTGTAGGACGGCTTGGAACCTACCGTTATCTCGATATGGATGTGACAATCCGCGAAGCTCTCGATACCGCACGGCTCTATCTTTCCAAAAAGGCAGAGAGCGCTTCGATGCCCGTGTTTTTGCATACACCGGTTTAA
- a CDS encoding LacI family DNA-binding transcriptional regulator, with amino-acid sequence MSKNEDMPGEEQSGPLMADVARLAGVAISTVSRALANPGRVNEKTRAKIDAAAKQLGYTPNAMARGLRVGKSNIIMIILPGSLYYGASQVIPQVLQSINRSLIQGGYNLMIANLDRDETSERHILDLAFGGTVRGAIILSSKLPEVDRRSLANANLPIVSMLFDMSDVGLSSVVTNDREAVRDATTDLIRLGHRRFLYLAGPEGNYHDVERYSGVIEALEAAGLSEAAVVRSGGNLDYQHGFDIGLQAAEDFAALAAKPTAVIATSDDMAISFMSRMQHTGLTIPGDLSIVSFDGSPVCAFCSPPLSTIEQPVEEMGQAAVALLLAAIGQAEKEPARTVIRSKLILRESMAAPKS; translated from the coding sequence GTGAGTAAAAACGAAGATATGCCCGGGGAGGAGCAATCAGGTCCATTGATGGCAGATGTAGCGCGGCTTGCCGGCGTTGCTATTTCCACAGTCAGCCGAGCGCTTGCCAATCCCGGGCGGGTGAACGAGAAGACGCGCGCCAAGATCGATGCGGCTGCCAAGCAACTGGGCTACACGCCGAACGCCATGGCGCGCGGCCTGAGGGTCGGCAAATCCAATATCATCATGATCATACTGCCGGGATCGCTCTACTACGGCGCTTCCCAGGTCATTCCGCAGGTCCTGCAGAGCATCAACAGATCGCTTATACAGGGTGGCTACAACCTGATGATCGCCAACCTGGATCGCGACGAAACCTCTGAACGGCACATTCTCGATCTCGCTTTCGGTGGCACGGTTCGCGGAGCCATCATCCTGTCGTCGAAGCTTCCGGAGGTTGACAGACGGTCGCTCGCGAATGCCAACTTGCCGATCGTTTCGATGCTGTTCGATATGAGTGACGTGGGGCTATCGAGCGTCGTGACGAACGATCGCGAGGCAGTGCGTGACGCCACTACCGATCTCATTCGCCTCGGTCACCGGCGCTTCCTTTATCTCGCCGGTCCCGAGGGCAATTACCACGACGTCGAGCGTTACAGTGGCGTCATTGAGGCGCTGGAGGCGGCGGGATTGTCCGAGGCGGCGGTGGTGCGATCTGGTGGCAATCTGGACTATCAGCACGGCTTCGACATCGGCCTCCAGGCGGCGGAAGACTTTGCCGCACTCGCCGCCAAGCCGACGGCAGTGATCGCGACCAGTGACGACATGGCGATCTCCTTCATGAGCCGGATGCAGCACACGGGCCTTACAATCCCAGGCGACCTGTCGATCGTCTCCTTCGACGGTTCCCCTGTCTGCGCTTTCTGCTCTCCGCCGCTCTCTACGATCGAACAGCCGGTGGAAGAGATGGGGCAGGCAGCGGTTGCCCTTCTGCTAGCGGCGATAGGACAGGCGGAAAAGGAGCCGGCGCGCACCGTTATCCGCAGCAAGCTTATTCTGCGGGAGAGCATGGCCGCTCCAAAGAGCTGA